The DNA window CTGTTAAAATCAACCCTAAAAAGATCGCTGCAGAGGAAGAGAATATTGTGATGAAAAACCCTGCCCAGGTAAAGCTGAATGAGGGCGGCGGCGCATTCCATGATAAGATAGACAAAAACAAAAAAGAGAACTGGGGTGGCCCTTCAAAAAGGAAAGCGCCTAAGAAGTTCGGTGCCAACCGTGCCCAGCAGAAAGCAAAATCGAAATCCAAAAGAAAGAAATAATAAAAATTCCCGGAAAACAATTTTCCGGGAATTTTTATTATGGATTGACTTAAAGCTATATTTATTTCATATAAGGTTTCATGACAGAGGTCCAGAGGCGGTAGCCTTCAGGCGTCATGTGGAGCATATCTTCCACAAAAAGGTCCTTCCTTACATTTCCGGAAGCATCCTGCATCACTTTGGTGATATCAATAAACTCAGCATTCAGTTCCTTTTTCATAAAAGCCGCAATTTTTTTGTTGGCTTCCTTCATCTGCGGCCATAGGTTTTCGCGGCTTGGCGAATACTTTATGGAGATATAATCGACTTCAATTTTTGGAAACCGTGCCCGGATCTTTTTATAAAAAGTCTTGAAGCGGTCAACCACCACCTGGGCTTTCAGATCTTTATTGTCTGCAAAATCATTTTCACCGCAGTAGACAATAATCTGTTTGGGCTGGTAAGGATTGAGGAGATCATCGGCATAATCATTCAGGTCTGTTAGCCTGGATCCTCCAAAACCCCTGTTGATAATCGTCTTATCCGGGAAATAGCTTGCAACATCGGTCCATTTGGTAAAGGATGAGCTCCCGATCAGGAGGATCGCATCTTTGGGCGGCGGGTTTTCCTGATCCAGTTTTTTGAAATTCTGGATGTCCTGCCAGTACATCGGCTTCTTTTCCTGTGAAAAGAAAAGGGCAAAAGTCAGCAGTAGAAATGCTGATAACGTCTTCTTCATTGTTTACTGTTTTAATACATTAATTCTTCGTTTCATAAAAAACTCCCGATATTTCGGGAGCCTTCTTTTTTATCTTTTGTAAGAGATATAGGTGACATCCACCACCTGATCTCCGTTTTCGTCTATATTATCAAATAATTTCATCAGCTTCAGTTCCGTACTGGTCAGGATAACCACTTTATATTTCCTTTCGCTGTCATTCAGGTATTTGATGTTCAGGTTTTTGGTATCGGTATCATAAGTATATGTTCCCTCAGTTTTCCCGTTGACCTGGCAGTTGGTTCCGCTTCCTGAATAATACGTATAAGAGGTAGAGTAATCAATACTGAAATAATAAGTGTCTTTTACAGCACACCCGGTAGGGGTGGAAGTTGACAGTACTGTTTTATTATCTTTTCCGGAAATAACTTCTTTTTTGACTTCTTTCCAATCTCCTTTCATCATGTCTAATTCATATCCCTGAATGTCATCATCATTACATGAAGTAAGAGCCAATGCGGAAAAGGCAAATAAAAGTAGCTGTTTTTTCATTTTTACAAATTTAGAATATGCTAAAATATAAATAAATTTGAAATATCCGTAATGAAATCACGGTTTTTTAAATGAATGTATACAGATAAAAGATTTATAAAAGAAGTGCAGATGGGAATTTCAGGTCATACAGATCAGAATTCCAAAAATAAAGGTTCTTATTTCCAAATCCTGATCTGAATTCCTGGTATCTTAATAACTCATTTCTACAATCTGATAAGCATCTTCCGGACTTAAGGCTTTATATTCTCCCAATCCGAGCCAGTTTCTTTCCGTAAACGCTTTTTGCACACGCTCAGCGGTATTCTGATAATCCGCTACATAGTCTGAAAGCCTGGTACGGATGTTCAGGCTGTGGAAAAATGCTTCCATTTTCCTGATTCCGGCTTCTGCTTTTTCTTCCAGGCTGCCTTCAGTTATATTCCATACCCTTTCCGCATATTGAGCCAGTTTTTCTTTTTTCGTCTCAAAATTATACCGGTAATGTGAAGGCGCAATGATCGCGAGCGTTCTTGCATGATCGATACCGTAATAGGCGGTCAGCTCGTGGCCCATGGCATGTACTGCCCAGTCGGTAATTACCCCTTTCTGAATCAGCCCGTTCAGGGCCATGGTACAGCACCACATGAAATTTCCGGCTGCATCATAATCAAAATCTTCGGCCATTACTTTAGGGGCAGTCTGCTGCAGGCTGACCAGGATACTTTCTGCGATCCTTTCCTGCAGGTCTGCTGATGAAGGCGCTGTCATGTACTGCTCCAAAACATGGGTGTAGGCATCGGCAATTCCGTTAGCAATCTGGTTTTTCGGAATTGACCGTACAACTTCAGGATCCAGTACGGAAAACTGTGGGAATAATCCGGGACCGCCGGAGGACAGTTTTTCATTGGTCTCCCTTCTGGAAATCACATATCCTGAATTCATTTCCGAACCGGTTGCCGGTAACGTAAGGATGGTTCCGAACGGCATTCCCTGGCCTTCGAAGGTCCGTACCGGTTTCTTCAGGATTTCCCATGGTTCGCCTTCATATTCAGCTGCGGCAGATAAAAATTTAGTTCCGTCGATCACAGAACCGCCACCAACGGCTAACAGATAATTGATATTCTTTTCTTTGATGAAGTTAAGGGCATTGATCAGTACTTCATATTCAGGATTGGCCGGCACACCACCGAATTCATAGAATTCAAAGCCGGCCAGGGCCTTTCTTACCTGGTCGTACACCCCGTTGTTTTTAATGCTTCCGCCT is part of the Chryseobacterium camelliae genome and encodes:
- a CDS encoding lipocalin family protein, whose product is MKKQLLLFAFSALALTSCNDDDIQGYELDMMKGDWKEVKKEVISGKDNKTVLSTSTPTGCAVKDTYYFSIDYSTSYTYYSGSGTNCQVNGKTEGTYTYDTDTKNLNIKYLNDSERKYKVVILTSTELKLMKLFDNIDENGDQVVDVTYISYKR
- a CDS encoding GDSL-type esterase/lipase family protein — its product is MKKTLSAFLLLTFALFFSQEKKPMYWQDIQNFKKLDQENPPPKDAILLIGSSSFTKWTDVASYFPDKTIINRGFGGSRLTDLNDYADDLLNPYQPKQIIVYCGENDFADNKDLKAQVVVDRFKTFYKKIRARFPKIEVDYISIKYSPSRENLWPQMKEANKKIAAFMKKELNAEFIDITKVMQDASGNVRKDLFVEDMLHMTPEGYRLWTSVMKPYMK
- a CDS encoding iron-containing alcohol dehydrogenase — translated: MLNFEFKNPTKIFFGKGEIAKIEKEIPEGAKILMIYGGGSIKNNGVYDQVRKALAGFEFYEFGGVPANPEYEVLINALNFIKEKNINYLLAVGGGSVIDGTKFLSAAAEYEGEPWEILKKPVRTFEGQGMPFGTILTLPATGSEMNSGYVISRRETNEKLSSGGPGLFPQFSVLDPEVVRSIPKNQIANGIADAYTHVLEQYMTAPSSADLQERIAESILVSLQQTAPKVMAEDFDYDAAGNFMWCCTMALNGLIQKGVITDWAVHAMGHELTAYYGIDHARTLAIIAPSHYRYNFETKKEKLAQYAERVWNITEGSLEEKAEAGIRKMEAFFHSLNIRTRLSDYVADYQNTAERVQKAFTERNWLGLGEYKALSPEDAYQIVEMSY